One part of the Ursus arctos isolate Adak ecotype North America unplaced genomic scaffold, UrsArc2.0 scaffold_16, whole genome shotgun sequence genome encodes these proteins:
- the RPS21 gene encoding 40S ribosomal protein S21, protein MQNDAGEFVDLYVPRKCSASNRIIGAKDHASIQMNVAEVDKVTGRFNGQFKTYAICGAIRRMGESDDSILRLAKADGIVSKNF, encoded by the exons ATGCAGAACGACGCCGGCGAGTTCGTGGACCTGTACGTGCCGCGGAAATG CTCCGCCAGCAACCGCATCATCGGCGCCAAGGACCACGCGTCCATCCAGATGAACGTGGCCGAG GTTGACAAGGTGACGGGCAGGTTCAACGGCCAGTTCAAAACCTACGCTATCTGTGGGGCCATTCGCAGGATG GGGGAGTCTGATGATTCCATTCTCCGACTGGCGAAGGCTGATGGCATCGTTTCAAA GAACTTCTGA